In Rhineura floridana isolate rRhiFlo1 chromosome 1, rRhiFlo1.hap2, whole genome shotgun sequence, the following proteins share a genomic window:
- the ATOSB gene encoding atos homolog protein B: MRHINPEPGLLPQECSSDTSQQEEEGEEPHPWRRHHEVLMGCSPPELTCQKVYQVSIFSPLAGCSRPSEQRSPGRQPIKRACPEPQRAAEGTWDAKRGHWEGDDAIEDGLLVDELSLGGAAQHFSHSGLRVVEHRREGGPSATQAPHTPCDTLHTRDCAPALPGGGPMDCGPARRQEENRAQQDKGAASQTFLLDPDLHNLAHQSQPGQPPLVACGHTVPATPPAAQGSDTNGLGSAEKTPSASAQLPGGACPAKRKLLPSVEGAPDTGSEDESLPPARKKKRAPQCPPVPASCRSTDAKGAPFWNHLLPAAKGSGNSSAASCPLKTGLRLKQRHLHSSLRRSLVGSRLSTTPWATTSTSRALLGNFEESILKGRFPPSGRIEGFTAEIGASGSYCPQHATLPVEVTYFDIAEHSAPSPFLGVIDLEALGKKGYSIPKTGTIQVTLFNPNKTVVKMFLVTYDLHDMPANHITFLRHRIFLVPVGEEPGPSPAPGELPRRVLCYLMHLRFQSSKSGKIYLHDNIRLLFSRKSIEIDSGIPYELKSFTELPRNPRYSPRA; this comes from the exons ATGCGGCACATCAACCCTGAGCCAGGCCTCCTCCCCCAGGAGTGCAGCTCAGACACGagccagcaggaggaggagggcgagGAGCCACACCCCTGGCGCCGGCACCATGAGGTCCTGATGGGCTGCAGCCCCCCGGAGTTGACGTGCCAGAAGGTTTACCAGGTCTCCATCTTCTCCCCGCTGGCTGGCTGCTCCCGACCTTCAGAGCAGAGGTCACCCGGGCGGCAGCCCATCAAGCGGGCCTGCCCAGAGCCCCAGCGGGCAGCTGAGGGCACGTGGGATGCCAAGAGAGGTCATTGGGAGGGTGATGACGCCATTGAAGATGGGCTCCTGGTGGATGAGCTCTCCCTGGGGGGGGCAGCCCAGCACTTCTCCCACAGCGGCCTCCGGGTGGTGGAGCATCGCCGGGAGGGTGGCCCCAGCGCCACACAGGCACCGCACACACCTTGCGACACTTTGCACACAAGAGACTGCGCCCCTGCCTTGCCGGGGGGTGGCCCCATGGACTGTGGCCCCGCCCGGAGGCAAGAGGAGAACAGGGCCCAGCAGGACAAGGGGGCTGCCAGCCAGACTTTCCTACTTGATCCTGATTTGCACAACCTTGCACATCAGTCCCAGCCGGGCCAACCGCCGCTGGTGGCCTGCGGGCACACGGTGCCTGCCACTCCACCGGCAGCTCAGGGCTCCGACACCAACGGGCTGGGGTCTGCTGAGAAGACACCAAGCGCCAGCGCCCAGCTTCCTGGAGGCGCCTGCCCAGCGAAGCGGAAGCTGCTGCCCTCGGTGGAAGGAGCGCCTGACACGGGCTCTGAGGATGAGAGCCTGCCACCAGCACGGAAGAAGAAGAGGGCCCCTCAGTGCCCCCCTGTGCCAGCCTCCTGCCGCAGCACTGATGCCAAGGGCGCCCCCTTCTGGAACCACCTGCTTCCTGCAGCCAAG GGCTCAGGAAACAGCAGCGCTGCCAGCTGCCCCCTGAAGACCGGGCTGCGGCTCAAACA GAGACATCTCCACAGCAGCCTGCGCAGGAGTCTGGTGGGCAGCAGGCTCTCCACCACCCCCTGGGCCACAACCTCCACCAGCCGTGCCCTGCTGGGGAATTTTGAG GAATCCATCCTGAAGGGGCGCTTCCCACCGTCTGGCCGGATCGAAGGTTTCACTGCAGAGATTGGGGCCAGTGGCTCCTACTGCCCTCAGCATGCCACCCTACCTGTGGAAGTCACCTATTTCGATATAGCAGAGCACAGCGCCCCCTCGCCCTTCCTG ggAGTCATTGATTTGGAAGCCTTGGGCAAGAAGGGCTACAGTATTCCCAAAACAGGCACCATCCAAGTG ACCTTATTCAACCCCAACAAGACAGTAGTGAAGATGTTCCTGGTGACCTACGACCTCCATGACATGCCAGCCAACCACATCACCTTCCTGCGCCATCGTATCTTCCTGGTGCCCGTTGGTGAGGAGCCCGGCCCCAGCCCGGCCCCCGGGGAGCTGCCCAGGAGGGTGCTCTGTTACCTGATGCACCTGAG GTTCCAGAGCTCCAAGTCGGGGAAGATTTACCTGCATGACAACATCCGGCTGCTCTTCTCGCGCAAGTCGATTGAGATAGACTCGGGGATCCCCTATGAACTGAAGTCCTTCACAGAACTCCCACGCAACCCTCGTTACTCTCCACGGgcctga